The Brassica oleracea var. oleracea cultivar TO1000 chromosome C6, BOL, whole genome shotgun sequence genomic interval TTGAAGATTTAGGGTTTAGGGTTTACGTTTAGGATTTAGAGTTGATGTTTTAGGATTTAGATTTGAAGGTTTAGGGTTTAGAGTTCGAATTTCAGAAAAATATAAGGTTTAGGGTTTAGGGTTTTGATTTTGAATTTTAGAAAAATATAAGGTTTAGGGTTTAGGGTTTACGCTTAGGGTTTAAAGATGATGTTTTAGGGTTTTGATTTGAAGGTTTAGGGTTTAGGGTTTAAAGTTGATGTTTCAGAGTTTAGGTTTTAGAGTTGATGTTTCATGGTTTAGGGTTTAGAGTTGATGATTTAGGGTTTAAAGTTGATGTTTCAGAGTTTAGGTTTTAGAGTTGATGTTTCATGGTTTAGGGTTTAGAGTTGATGATTTAGGGTTTAAAGTTGATGTTTCAGAGTTTAGGTTTTAGAGTTGATGTTTCATGGTTTAGGGTTTAGAGTTGATGATTTAGGGTTTAGAGTTGATGTTTTAAGTTTAGATTAGTTAACCATATGTTTTTGTTTTGTCAAAAGTAATCAAAAGGTTATAAATGTCTTTTACCCTTCATTAAAAATGAGGGTAAAAGTGGTTCGTGTAAACATGAAAAGTGGTACTTTGAAAATGGTATTTTTAATAATTTCCCTATATGTTACTTAATTATTTTATGTAATCATCTAAGAAAATAGATAAATATATAAAAATTATTTCTATTACTTTGAAAATATATACTTTTGTATTGTTTAAAATTATGTTTTAAAATAAATAATATTTATTTTTCTAATATCAAGATTATGTGTGTGAATGTTGTTTTATGAAATCACTATATATGCAAATATATATATTTTAATCTAAGAAAATATAGATATAAAGAAATGTTTTATTACTTCAAAAATATATTTTATGTTATTGAAAAATATTTTTTAAATGGAATATTTCTATTTTGTGAACTTTCCTTTATAGTGAAATCATATTTTATATACATATATTTTCGTTTTTAAATTTGTTTTACACCTTTATAAATGTTTCCTTTTTTATTATATATGTTATTTTGAAAATTTTAAAAAGGGAAATATATAAAAAATTCAATAATAATATTTAAATATAATATTTTTAATTCATTAAGGATATCAGTGTAATCAACCATCGTGAGAGTTAACGTGAGCGCGACACATAAGAAATTGGCTTCTCAAATAATATTATAGAGATTAATATAATTTATTTATAGAAACAATTAAATATCATATATTACATTATATAAATTGATAATATACTTTTAAATATAATTCACATGCTTTTCCTAGAGTTAATACTCTATTAATATAATATACATTTGATTATAATAAAATTGGCATGTTTGTTTTGAATAGTAAAAAAATGAATGAGACATAAGTAAAAAAACATGAGGGAAGAATAATAAAATATGTTTGTTGTGTTCTTGGTTCTTTTATATTCTTTTGTATTTAGTTTTATTTGTCGAGATGCATATATTTTTGTATTACTATAAATGTGAACTAATTAGGTTTAAGCGTTTTTAAAACATAGTGATAAATTGAGTAAGAAAAATCAATAAAAATGACATGTTATACAATTGTTAAAGTTAAAGATAGAAAATATAATGTAAATTGCAAGTAGGATAAATTATTTAAAAATAATGAGATGTATATTTTGCGGTATAATAAACTTTTAAAATGTACAATAATAGAATTTTAACAAATTTTATACAATAAAAATATTTTATTTTGATATAATATATATGTACAATAATAAAACTTTAAAATAACAACATTTCATTATTTAAAATTTTAAAAAAGATTTTTTGTTATTTAAAATTAGAAAATTAGAAAATTACGCAACATTTCGTTATTTAAAATGTACAATAATAAAACTTTAAAAAACAACATTTCGTTATTTAAAATTTTGTAAAATATTTTTTCTTATTAATTAATCAGATTTAATTATAATATGTATGTTTTAAAAGAAGAAATGGTTTGTTTAACCCTTTCAAGTTTTATGTTAAACACTAAATAAAAAATGTGTGAGAAATTGTGATTTGTGATTTGACAAAATTATGAGAGAAATTGCTTAGACTACCATTTTCCTAATACATGTTTTCATGTTTATATTAACCAAATTTATCATTGGTTTTAAAGAGATAAATCATACTATATATTAATTGAGAAGTCACTTAAGTGATTTTTTTTAAGTATTTTTCGTATGTTAAGTTTTAAAAATAGTTATAATTTGATTGGTTGTTGACGTTTATTAGTCATTTATTTTAATCAGATCTAAAAATAAAAGGTAACTATAGAACTAACTAATATAAATTACCAAATAACACAAGTAATATTACAAATAATGATTTATGGTAACTAATTGTAGAATTGGAGAACTAATATATATGTTTTATCAATTTCTTTTTATTTATCAATTATTTATATATAGTTAAATAGAAACTTTAACTTTTTTTAATTGAAAGAAATTTAGTGGGTATATATTCTTATATAAAAGAGTTAGATTTGTAGGTAAAGAATTATTAGAACTTTTTATGTTTTATAAAGTCCACAAAAAACGTTTACAAAATATCTTTATGATAAAAGCATCTGATCATTGTATTGATCCTACACAAAAAAAATTCTCTTTTTTATTTCTTGAAAGCTAGAGTATTCCTGGTTATTTCACGTGTTAAAATAAAATATAAAGTAATTCTACAACCAATTATCTTATTTAATTATAACATTGCTTTTATGTGAGAGAAATATTTATAATGACTAAGGTTTACGTTGTTGAACTATTTTAAATCTCATAGATCTTCCAAAAATATATACTGAAATTTTTGATTATCTAACTATTTAAAATTAAAAATTAAAAATTTTACTTTTAATTATTATTCAAAAATTATAACAATGTAAACATAATATATATTTCTTCATATAATATAATTACCCGCAAAATTGCGGTCAAACACCTAGTAGACTATTGTTTCTAAAATTCAAATTATTAAAAAAATTAATAAGCTGGGATTCTCTACAAGTACGAAATAAGACACGAGTGTTCATTATCTCTAATTTTGTTTCATTAATGTCCTCTTTCACCGACTACACAAGGCAATTCAAAAAGGAAATATGATTATCAGTATAAGTGTAGAGATTTGAACATCACGCAGTTGAGCTTTGCCGATGATTTAATTTTCACAGCTGGGTAAATTGCAATTTTAATAGTATTGTGTCTATTCTACAAGATTTTGAAAAATAGGTTTAGCTATTAACATGAGCAAAGCAGCTCTACGTACGATGTAGACTCCATCAGATACATATCGATTTCTTTCTGATGGATCAAGAATAGATAGTTGTCTCATTAATAGATAGAAATAGGCTCAAAGACCTTATTATTGATTCCCTCTGAAGACAGATCGATCTAAAGAAGATCATTGCTTACTCCTCAGTAGCCCATATGAATCTGGTGACTATTGGTATGTTTAGTCGGACGGCAGCCGTTAGGTCACCTATTTTGAGTTATGGACACACAAAGCCAAAACATGTGTGTCGGGCGTGCGACCCATCAACCTACTAGCAATGGGGGAGAGCAGTAGGTCAAAATGAAAGAATAAATAAGCACGAGGAAATGCTAGGCTGATCAAAAGAAGAAGGATTAGCGAAAAGTATATCTAACTTTCTTCTCCAAAGAATTGACAGAAACCATGAAATTCTAATTGATCAGCTTCCAATCTTGTATTTGGGGTTATCTCTAACTACCAAGAGCATGATTTTTTTTTCTCAAAGGGCAGGACTCTTTTTTTTTTCTCAAAGGGCATGACTCTTGTGGACTATGAACCTTCAATTTTTTTGTTTGTTTTGATAAAGTTTTATCGGCTATTTGGTTGGTCTCCAGACTAACGCTCTTAGCGCAATAGAGCTCTTAGCACAATAAAGTGGACTAACCTATCATCTTTTATCTCATGGGCAGGTCAATTACAACTCATTCAATGAGTAATCGTAAATATCACTAACCTACGTTGTTCTGACTTTCTCTGGCCAAGGTCTCCCCATACTACAATGGAAACAAAAGTAGTGTGGATAAGTATAGATGTATAGTAGATAAGCGAGAAGGTGGCATGAGGATAAAAAAATAGTTCAAGGACCCATCTAAAGAATTGCATGTATAAAAAAAATAGTGCGTTATTGCTTTTTGTGTTTTTTGGTAAACTGCGTTATTCAACTGTTTGTGTGATTGGTGACACTTGCTCAATTAGGCACTTCCCGCACCATGGTTACCAATCACTACCAAAGTCTCACTAAAAGTTTTTTTACTTGGTGACACTTGCTCAATTATTTCATATTTCATATGTAACCGAAACCAGGCCCAACGGGCTTACAGAAAACTTATAAACTACTAAAAGACTTAACAGAAAAATGATGGACAACCTAACTGGTACTGACCCTGCTAAAAAGGAGAAAACCAGGTGCCAAGAGGGGTTAATGATGAAACTGAGGACGAATTCAAGCGAGTTGATCTTGAAAGGGGAACAAGTCTAAGTTTGATAGTGTCTTTGATTTCGGTAATGAGAGTGTCTGATGTTCTCTGGACAGAGGAATGAAGTCGAGCGTTACGTTCCCTCCAGATAGCGTACATTGACGCTTGATAGAGGAGTCGAACTATCAGAGTGACGTGAGGCTCTGAAGAGGGTCTGGTCATCCACATCACGATCGCGTCATAGGTATTAGGGGCCTGGAGGTTCGCTCGAGTAAGAAAATGGTTCCATATAGTGAAGCTATATATGCAGATGAAGAACAGATGCTCCCGAGATTCTTCATGGGTAGAGCAAAGCACACACGATGCAGGAACATCAAGACACCAACGCCTCATATTCCAAAAGTTAATGTAGAGGCTATTTGAAAATTCTGGATATCTATGGATTGTTTGGTCTAGACACTACCTCTTTCGTTATTCTTCTTTTTGAAAACATCACAAGAATTTTAGTGGATAAAAATGTCCACCTTACCTCGTCACTTTGATTCTTACCAAGCATATAGGACTTGTATTTCTCGTGATGGAACAGAATAGGCGAAGTCTAGGGACGATATGATCTGTTTTTTTTTCTTAATTTTTATCATATATTTATCATATTAGATTTGCATTGGCCTATTATTATATGAAAATATGCGTAAATAATACATTTACAAATTAATATATATATATTATATAAATTGACAATTTATATTTTACCATTTAAATAAATATAATTTCATATTTATGAAAATATGTCAATTCATTAATCTAGTAAATTTGATGGAATAACCCGTAAATATTTATCGTATTAGATTTGCGTTAAACTATTATTATATGAAATATGCATATACTAATATATTTACATATTAATTTATATTTTATTTATATATTATATAAATTGACAATTTATATTACACCATTTAAATAAATATATTTTCATATTTATGAAAAATATGTTAATACCTTAATCTAGTAAATTTGACGGAATAGCCCGCAAAAGCTTTATTATTTTTCCATTATAGTTATGAGGAATTTGCCAAATATGACTCAAAACATGATTTTAAATAGGCCTGGGCATTCGGGGTCCCAATCGGGTTTCGGTTTTGTCCAATCGGGTCTCGGTTTTTCGGTTTTATCAAAATCAGCCCCATTCGGATTATATAAAAATTCGGTTCGGGACCGGTTCGGTTTTATCGGGTTCGGATCGGGGTTAGTAAATCTTCAAAGAACCGGTACAACCCGGTGTACTTTCGGGTTTTGGGTTCCAACCGGTTCTTCGGTTTTAAAGTACTTGATTTAAGTAGTAGATAGTTATTGTAGATGTTTAATAATATCTTAGTGTATTTTGGCTACATATCAGGAATTGAGATCATGTTTGGTACAAGTTCTTTTTTGGCATTTTGAATGTTTCGGGTTCTATCGGATATCCATTTAATTTCGGGTTCGGTTCGGATAATACCCATAACCCGAAATACCATAAAACAAGATCCATTCGGTATATATGTCGGGTTCGGATCGGTTCGGATTCATTTTCATCGGATCGGGTTCGGTTCGGATTTTTGGGTTCGGTTTATTTGCCCAGCCCTAATTTTAAATGCAAAAGTATATCCAAACTTGAATCAATTACAAAAGTAATCCAAAGTCTTGTGAAATTACAACAGCCCCTTATACCATCTATGCTAGAGCATTATCAAAAAAGTATATTTGTACATCAATCTACATATACCAAAAGAGTGTTGAAACGCTTTAACATGTATAAAACAGCTCCTTTTAGCACCTGATAGTCATTAAATCACTTAATGTCGAAAATGATCCATTTCGACCATCTGAGGAAAATGAAGAAATATTTGGTCCTGAAATTTCATATTTAAGTGCAACTGGAACTCTCATGTATCTTTTAAATTGCACAAGACCTGATATATCATTGCTGTCAATCTTTTGGCAAGATTTAGTTCGTCTCCTTCTCGAAGACATTGGAATGAAATTAAATATGATATTTCGATATCTCCAAGGGACTATTGATTTAGGTTTATTTTATCCTAAAAACTCTAAAGGTCAAATGATTGGTTACGCAAATGCATGCTATTTTTCAGATCCACATAAAGTACGATCATAGACGGGATACGTTTTTCACAATCGGAAGCACCGCTGTATCCTGGCGTTCTCAGAAACAGACACTTGTGGCTACTTCTTCAAATCATTCTGAAATTATTGTACTCCATGAAACAAGTAGAGAATGTGTATGGCTGAGATCAATAAATCGACATATCCGGTCAAGTAGTAGGATTAGTGAAGATACAGTCCCAACAATTTTATATGAAGATAATGCGGTTTGTGTTGCTCAAACAAAAGAAGGATATATAAAAAGTGATAGAAGGAGACATATACTTCCTAAGTTTTTTTCATACACTCAGGAGTTCGAGAAGAATAAAGAAATTGAATTAATGTATGTCCGCTCATGTGACAATGCTGCTGATTTCTTCACAAAATCACTTCATACCTCGGTGTTCAAGAAGCATGTCTATAATATAGGAATGTTGCACTTACAAGACCTATAAAACTGTTCAATCGAGGAGAGCATACGCAGTTGTACTTGTTATACCTTGATATGGTTTTTCCTAAAAAAAATTTTAAAGAGGCAACAAGGACGTTAAGCCAGAGAAAATAACGACACCGATCAATAAGAAAGAGAAAGTGTTACAAACGTCAAATAACACAGCAATACGAAGAGGAGGAGAGGAGAGGCGACTCAATTGTTGAGTTTGTAAACAAATGTAGGATCTGCTGTCACTATTTACACTAACTTCTACTTTTTTATCTCTATATAAACGAATGAAGTTATATCATTGTAACTCGCATCTTACATCTTTTTTTTCTCTCTATATTAAACTCTCTCACTCGTATATTTATCATATATCAGTATTATTTTTTTCCTGCGGTATAAAATTTTGTCTCTATTAAAAATTTTCCGATGTAATAAAATTATAAGTATTTTTACAACAAAAATCAGATTAATATGTTCGGACTACTAAAGTTGTTAATGAAGCAATAAACAAAAAGAATATGTTAAAAAGAGAAGTAAAGTATAAAAACTAAAAATCAAAATACGTTGGCGACTTTATAGCACCGCCGATGACTATACACTTTAGAGCATTGACTTTGAAGCAAAGCCTACCTGTATAGTATATCAAAACACAGCATTAATCAGTCTCTCTCTCTCTCTCTCTCTCTCCCCAAATCAAAACAAAACAACGTTAAATCCCAAATCCTTCCTTGGTTGAAACCTCGTAAAGGCAAAACCTCTATCCTTTCTCCTCACCGAGATTCGTCCTCTCGCTTCATGGGTCTGTTCTCCAATCTTCGAGGACCCAGAATCGGAGCTGCCCACGACGAATTGCCTCTAGCAAATGGCTCTTCTTCTTCTTCGTCGTCTCACTCTTCATCAATCAGGCGAAAGCTGTCGAATTTATTACCAATCTGCGTGGCTCTGGTAGTCATCGCCGAGATCGGGTTTCTGGGTCGGCTCGATAAGGTCGCTTTGGTCGATACGTTGACCGATTTCTTCACTCAGTCTCCGTCGCTCTCTCAGCCTCCTCCGCCGAGTAGATCCGAGAGGAAGATCGATGTGGTGGGGACGGAGAAGATCTGCGAGGAGTGGTTGACGAGAGAAGACTCGGTGACTTACTCGAGGGACTTTGGTAAAAATCCAATCTTTATCTCCGGTGGTGCCAAGGTAATCTCCATTGGAAGATTGATTGATTAGTCAACATGAATTAAAAGGAATAACGCAAAAAAAAAAAAAACAAAAAAAAAAAATTGAGGCTTTGATTGATCATAGAGAGTAATTTGTGAATTGTGGAGTGAGAATGAATGGTTTGTTCCCATCTCTTATGGATGGATTCATTTACATGTTTGTCTCTCTTTTTATAAATGTTAAGATGCTACTTCTTGTTGATGGGTCAATTTGTAGGACTTTCAATCTTGCTCTGTCGATTGTACATTTGAAGCTAGCGCAGGTAAGACACCAGATGCTACGTTTGGATTTGGTCATAAACCTGAAACTCTTGGCATAATCCGTTCCATGGAATCAGCTCAGTACTATCCTGATAATGATCTCTCACAGGCACGACGGTGGGTAAGCACAATCTTTAACGTTTTCTTCACGACATTTTTTTGTGTACAAGATGTTGTTATAAATGGGCTGACTTTTTTTTTTTATATATATTCTTTGTTTCATCAGGAGAGGTTATGATGTTGTGATGACCACTAGTCTTTCATCAGATGTTCCTGTTGGGTACTTTTCATGGGCGGAGTATGATATTATGGCTCCAGTACAGCCTAAGACCGAGAGGGCTATTGCAGCTGCTTTTATTTCCAACTGTGGCGCTCGTAATTTTCGGTTGCAAGCACTTGAAGCCCTGATGAGGACTAGAATCAAGATTGATTCTTATGGTGGTTGTCATCGAAACAGGGATGGAAAAGGTAACATAGAGATTAGGAACACTGCATGATCAACGAGCTATCATTTTGATGTCTTTTGGTTTTGTGAAATTCATATAGTTGACAAGGTTGAAGCACTCAAACGCTACAAGTTCAGTTTGGCTTTTGAGAACACCAATGAGGAGGATTATGTCACTGAGAAGTTCTTCCAATCTCTAGTTGCTGGTATGTTTTAGATTCACTGTCTTTCTCTATGAGCATATCTTAGAAACTCTTCTTTGGTGAGCAACTTGTTCAACGTTTACTCTTCAGGATCTGTCCCTGTGGTTGTTGGTGCTCCGAATATAGAAGACTTTGCTCCTGCTTCCGGCTCAATCCTTCAAATCAAGAGTATGGAAGATGTGGAGCCAGTTGCAAAGAGAATGAAGTATCTCGCAGATAACCCTGCTGCTTATAATCACACACTAAGGTCCATTTCTTTGCCCTCAATGATTGTATCTGTGTGTAAATAACTTCTTCTTGAAAGCTTTCATGTTTGTGTTTTGATTTAGATGGAAGTACGAAGGTCCTTCAGATTCTTTCAAAGCACTTGTTGATATGGCTGCTGTGCATTCTTCTTGCCGTCTCTGCATTTTTCTGGCTACGAGGATCCAAGAACAAGAAGAGAAAAGCCCTAGTTTCAAGAAACGGCCTTGCAAGTGCACCAGGGGAGGATCAGACACAGTTTATCATGTTTTTGTTAGAGAAAGAGGCCGTTTTGAGATGGAATCCATCTTTCTGAGGTAAGAAAGCTTTACCTAACTTCCCCACCAAATAAAAAAACACATGATGTGATTATGTTTTGACTGAAATATACCAATACAGGGGTAAGAATCTGACTCTGGAAGCTTTGGAATCTGCGGTTGTGGCCAAGTTCAAGTCATTAAAACATGAGCCGGTGTGGAAGAAGGAAAGGCCTGAAAGCTTAAAAGGAGATAACGAGCTTAGAGTACACAAGATTTACCCGCTTGGCCTCACGCAGCGACAAGCTTTGTACAACTTCAAATTCGAGGGAAACTCGAGTCTAAGCACTCACGTTCAACACATCCCTTGTGCTAAGTTTGAGGTTGTCTTCGTGTAGTTTCATTCTCAAAGATCTATTTCTCGTCCTTAGTTTTGAAGGCATTTCTCTCTGTGTTAAAATCGCAAAAGTGCAAGAAACCGATTAGAAAAGACAACGTCATTTAAGTTATGACACTGGTTTGTTTTAGGCAAGAGATTTCTCTGTGTAAATCATTCGGACATTGCAGATGATTTGTTGTTGCTTTCTTGGTGCATAGATGTTTGAAGTTTTAGATGAATTTGATAGTTTTTTTTATCTCTTTAGAGTTGGTTGATTAACCTTTTAATATTTTTCATAGGTTTATGTTTAAAAAAACCACTTCTCATTAGGAAAATTGTCAATTTGTATCCCATCAATAAAAATGTAAAATACTATGCAAATCTCTCTTATTAGAATAAATAATAGAAACACTTTAAACTTTTGTTTGGCAACATAAATATCAGTTAAAGAAATAGCGTTGTTTGAAAACATGAATAACAATATATTAAAGATAAAAAGCAATGAGATTATGTTATCAATAAAAAGTGAAAATTCATTATATTATGAAAACTATATATATGGGCAAGTTTTAAAAATATACGAAAATGATTTGCCCAATCTAATTACCTAAAAACATCTTTGTCTAAAATAATCATAAAAACAATTTAAATTTTACATACATATTTCAAATCAAAATATTAATTTAAAATTAATTTATATCAAAAATTGATTTTACTAAAATGTTTTTATAACCATTATAAAAATGTTTTAAATATATTTAAGAAAAATACAATACAAAGCAATTTCAAACACCAACGTAAATTATGATTTTATATTTAATATTAAGTTTTAAAAATATAATATACATGATTATTTATATGATAATACGTATAAAATACTATTAATTATATAATTACTTATATGATGGTAGGTAAAAACACACGATTAATTATATAATGACACATATATGATATCTGATAGTGACATGAAAAATAAATAACAACATATTTTTGCAATATTATATCTTCTATCTTATTAAAGTAGAAGTATCTTTGGGAATGTTTGGAAACAAGAATAACATAATTAAAGAGAAATATAGTGTTGTTTGAAAATATGAATAGCAATATATTAAAAAAACAATTAATGGGCTTATGTTATTAAAAAAAAATTGAAGACCATTATATTTTTATAAATTATCTGTTAAGACCAGATTTAAAATATACGAAAAATGACTCATTCTAATTACTTTTTTTGTGCAACTGGTCCAATATAATTAACAAAAAACATATTTTGTCTAAATTAATCATTAAACAAAATTCAAAACAAAAATTGATTCAAAAATATACATGTATTCAAAAATTGATTTTGGCTAATTTATTTTCCAATAACCTTTATAAAATTGTTTTCAATATATATAAAAATACAATACAAAAGAACTAATAGATTGAGTAAACATTATTTATTTTCCAATGACCTTTATAAAATTGTTTTCAATATATATAAAAAATACAATACAAAAGAACTAATAGATTGAGTAAACATTATTTCTAATTTTCTTATGGACCACCGAAATAGAATTAGGTATACAATACTAGAAATAGCTATAATATTTGGGTTACAATATCAAATAAACGATGAAACAAAAAAATAATATTTGTATTACAAATACAATAATAGTCAAACAATAATATATAACGGGACCATAATTTTTAAACTCCAACAATTACCAATTAGTTATAAATTTATAATGTTCTTACAAATTAAAGCAAACACCCGTGTAGACGCACGGATCAAGATCTAGTACTGTATTAACACATGATCCAATTATATATTTATGAGTGATTTGTTTCTTAAAAAAAATA includes:
- the LOC106301123 gene encoding putative fucosyltransferase-like protein, translating into MGLFSNLRGPRIGAAHDELPLANGSSSSSSSHSSSIRRKLSNLLPICVALVVIAEIGFLGRLDKVALVDTLTDFFTQSPSLSQPPPPSRSERKIDVVGTEKICEEWLTREDSVTYSRDFGKNPIFISGGAKDFQSCSVDCTFEASAGKTPDATFGFGHKPETLGIIRSMESAQYYPDNDLSQARRRGYDVVMTTSLSSDVPVGYFSWAEYDIMAPVQPKTERAIAAAFISNCGARNFRLQALEALMRTRIKIDSYGGCHRNRDGKVDKVEALKRYKFSLAFENTNEEDYVTEKFFQSLVAGSVPVVVGAPNIEDFAPASGSILQIKSMEDVEPVAKRMKYLADNPAAYNHTLRWKYEGPSDSFKALVDMAAVHSSCRLCIFLATRIQEQEEKSPSFKKRPCKCTRGGSDTVYHVFVRERGRFEMESIFLRGKNLTLEALESAVVAKFKSLKHEPVWKKERPESLKGDNELRVHKIYPLGLTQRQALYNFKFEGNSSLSTHVQHIPCAKFEVVFV